The following are from one region of the Natronosporangium hydrolyticum genome:
- a CDS encoding FecCD family ABC transporter permease yields the protein MAATTSTSGHPTGPAPTPGQTRRGDRPPTRTPVRVAVLAGGGLLLLAVVVLSLVLGARPLPLAEIWPGLTDPDAEAYRVVRQMRVPRTALGVLAGVALGLAGAMMQSLTRNPLADPGLLGINAGAAAAVVSAITFFGITSLLGYVWFAFAGAAAVAAAVWTIGGGRVANPARLVLAGMAVNVALIAYVNAVQLLDTASLERMRFWTVGSLAAPPPGTALRLAPFILVGVVLVALLAQPLNLLAMGDETARALGGRPGLTRAVTVVAVTLLCGAATAGCGPIAFVGLIVPHLVRRFTGPDLRWLLPTCALVAPALLLGADVLGRVLGRPGELQVGIVTAVLGGAFLVFVVRGGRRLWL from the coding sequence GTGGCGGCCACCACGTCGACGTCCGGTCACCCCACCGGTCCGGCGCCGACGCCCGGGCAGACTCGCCGCGGCGACCGGCCACCCACCCGTACCCCGGTACGGGTGGCGGTGCTCGCCGGTGGCGGGCTGCTGCTGCTCGCCGTGGTAGTGCTGAGCCTGGTCCTGGGCGCCCGGCCGCTGCCGCTGGCCGAGATCTGGCCCGGACTGACCGATCCGGACGCCGAGGCGTACCGGGTGGTGCGGCAGATGCGGGTGCCGCGTACCGCGCTGGGCGTCCTCGCCGGAGTGGCCCTCGGCCTGGCCGGCGCGATGATGCAGTCGTTGACCCGCAACCCGCTCGCCGACCCGGGGCTGCTCGGCATCAACGCCGGTGCGGCGGCGGCGGTGGTCTCCGCGATCACCTTCTTCGGCATTACATCGCTGCTCGGCTACGTCTGGTTCGCCTTCGCGGGGGCCGCGGCGGTGGCGGCGGCGGTGTGGACGATCGGCGGCGGTCGGGTCGCGAACCCGGCCCGGCTGGTGCTGGCGGGGATGGCCGTGAACGTCGCCCTGATCGCCTACGTGAACGCAGTCCAACTGCTCGACACCGCCTCGCTGGAGCGGATGCGCTTCTGGACAGTCGGGTCGTTGGCGGCCCCACCGCCGGGCACGGCCCTGCGGCTGGCACCGTTCATCCTGGTCGGCGTGGTGCTGGTAGCGCTGCTGGCGCAGCCGCTGAACCTGCTGGCGATGGGCGACGAGACGGCGCGGGCGCTGGGTGGGCGGCCGGGCCTGACCCGGGCGGTGACGGTGGTCGCGGTGACGCTGCTCTGCGGTGCGGCGACCGCCGGCTGCGGCCCGATCGCCTTCGTGGGGCTGATCGTGCCGCACCTGGTGCGCCGGTTCACCGGACCGGACCTGCGGTGGCTGCTGCCCACCTGTGCGCTGGTGGCGCCGGCGTTACTGCTCGGCGCGGACGTACTGGGCCGGGTGCTCGGCCGCCCCGGCGAGCTGCAGGTCGGCATCGTCACCGCGGTGCTCGGCGGCGCCTTCCTGGTCTTCGTGGTCCGGGGCGGGCGGCGGCTATGGCTGTGA
- a CDS encoding ABC transporter substrate-binding protein: MAGRRPHSRSAGGQLTRRGLLSAGGALAIGALTAGCGDSGNDEPAGGGDPDGWSFTDDRGETATAAETPQRVVAYVGSAAALHDFGVTDQVVGVFGPTGDDQNGRDPLAGELELDRLTVLGQNWGEFNLEAYLALDPQLLVTDVWQGDDLWYVPDESADEILSQAPSAGIRVAHVSLLDPITRYAQLAESLGADLSDPLVTDAQARFDEAAEAVREAAADNPGLRVLAASASPDLFYVSDPSVYPDLSFFAELGVELVVPDQVDAGGFFEPLSWENSDKYPADLVLLDSRTVALQPEQLTDLPGWGDLPAVTAAQVTPWLSEPRFSYAGCAPLLTALADAIRTARPVA; encoded by the coding sequence ATGGCCGGCCGTCGCCCCCACTCCCGCTCCGCCGGGGGCCAGCTCACCCGCCGCGGTCTACTCTCCGCCGGTGGGGCACTGGCGATCGGCGCGCTGACCGCCGGCTGCGGTGACTCCGGCAACGACGAGCCAGCCGGCGGCGGCGATCCGGACGGCTGGTCGTTCACCGACGACCGCGGCGAAACCGCCACCGCCGCCGAGACCCCGCAGCGGGTGGTCGCCTACGTCGGCTCCGCCGCCGCCCTGCACGACTTCGGCGTCACCGACCAGGTGGTCGGCGTCTTCGGCCCCACCGGCGACGACCAAAATGGGCGCGACCCACTCGCCGGCGAGCTGGAGCTCGACCGGCTGACCGTACTCGGCCAGAACTGGGGCGAGTTCAATCTGGAGGCCTACCTCGCGCTCGACCCGCAGCTGCTGGTCACCGACGTCTGGCAGGGCGACGATCTCTGGTATGTGCCGGACGAGAGCGCGGACGAGATCCTCAGCCAGGCACCCTCGGCCGGCATCCGGGTGGCGCACGTCTCGCTGCTCGACCCGATCACCCGCTACGCCCAGCTGGCCGAGTCGCTCGGCGCCGACCTCAGCGACCCGCTGGTCACCGACGCCCAGGCGCGCTTCGACGAGGCGGCCGAGGCGGTACGGGAGGCCGCGGCCGACAATCCTGGGCTTCGGGTGCTCGCCGCCTCCGCCAGCCCCGACCTGTTCTACGTCTCCGACCCCTCGGTCTACCCCGACCTGAGCTTCTTCGCCGAACTCGGCGTCGAACTGGTGGTCCCCGACCAGGTCGACGCCGGCGGCTTCTTTGAGCCGCTGAGCTGGGAGAACTCCGACAAGTACCCGGCCGACCTGGTGTTGCTGGACAGCCGCACGGTCGCCTTGCAGCCAGAGCAGCTCACCGACCTGCCCGGCTGGGGCGACCTGCCAGCGGTCACCGCCGCCCAGGTCACCCCCTGGCTCAGCGAGCCCCGGTTCAGCTACGCCGGCTGCGCCCCGCTGCTGACGGCGCTCGCCGACGCCATCCGCACCGCCCGGCCGGTCGCCTGA
- a CDS encoding siderophore-interacting protein, giving the protein MSTVGTAAPYRFFDLTVAGTEPVGQSTIRVTLTGAGVEDLVSGGRDQRLKLFVPQPGQDRPVVPTEAGTDWFSHWRAMDPGVRGVMRTYTVAAHRPARQELDIDFVRHTPAGPAAHWAVHAQPGDAVTVLGPVVDENGGFDFRPPPETDWVLIVADETALPATAGILRWLPAGTRAVVWVAVPHPADRRELPTAADAEIHWVVDGPTGVLAQLQSAELPTGTPYAWLAGETGLVRALRRQLISDRGFPKSRITFSGYWRRGASEEQLLTEALAGS; this is encoded by the coding sequence ATGAGCACCGTCGGAACCGCCGCCCCGTACCGCTTCTTCGACCTGACCGTGGCCGGGACCGAACCCGTGGGCCAGTCGACGATCCGGGTCACGCTGACCGGAGCCGGCGTCGAAGACCTGGTCAGCGGAGGCCGCGACCAGCGGCTGAAGCTCTTCGTGCCGCAGCCCGGCCAGGACCGGCCGGTGGTGCCGACCGAGGCCGGGACCGACTGGTTCAGCCACTGGCGGGCCATGGACCCGGGCGTGCGCGGGGTGATGCGCACCTACACGGTCGCCGCCCACCGGCCGGCGCGGCAGGAGCTCGACATCGACTTCGTCCGGCACACCCCGGCCGGGCCAGCCGCCCACTGGGCGGTGCACGCGCAGCCCGGCGACGCGGTGACGGTGCTCGGGCCGGTGGTCGACGAGAACGGCGGCTTCGACTTCCGCCCGCCGCCGGAGACCGACTGGGTGCTGATCGTCGCCGACGAGACCGCGCTGCCCGCCACCGCCGGGATCCTCCGCTGGCTGCCGGCGGGCACCCGGGCCGTGGTCTGGGTGGCGGTGCCGCACCCAGCCGACCGCCGGGAGCTGCCGACCGCAGCCGACGCAGAGATCCACTGGGTGGTGGATGGCCCAACCGGGGTGCTGGCCCAGCTTCAGTCCGCCGAACTGCCGACCGGCACCCCGTACGCGTGGCTCGCCGGTGAGACCGGGTTGGTCCGGGCCTTGCGGCGGCAACTGATCAGCGACCGCGGGTTCCCGAAGTCCCGGATCACCTTCAGCGGCTACTGGCGGCGGGGCGCGAGTGAGGAGCAGCTACTGACCGAGGCGCTCGCCGGCTCCTGA
- a CDS encoding NAD-binding protein: MTGTRFVVCGDDPLAHSLVDELTSRYGAQVTVILRSRRRNHGPQLAALPRVRIVEAERLDADAFRAAKLGRASGLALVQQDDAGNIHAALRAQELYPGLRLVVRMFNMSLGHSVRRLFRDCAVLSDASMAAPELVAEALGEVAPNFVRLPGRTLYVTRRADVRREDVVCGIAATGPDHPPELLPADDSQADLVLAVANRRHGPARAARTLDEDDGPPVPSPRRHRRNIRRRRRLLALPRALLSLVDSKLELATLALIVIFVGGVVTIGLLDGVTPWQALYTTVIIAADAGDPDLEQGLLRQLTQAAVALAGIAMVPIITATVVNAVVNARLAAAVGRLQSPLTDHLVVIGLGNVGTRVLRMLHDLGHEVVAIDASESARGLRAARELDLPVVIGDATEEETLRLAAVPHCRAVLALSSSDVVNLEAALLAQTMRPGLRVVLRLFDGDFAQRVERAFAMPRSASVSSLAAPAFAAALFEREVIATIPVRRRVLLIAEVPVAAGAALAGTRVAELARAGEVRVIALSHRHELRPRWTPADQTVIAPGDRLIVVTNRTGLSRVLARAGGPPAESSSGSGPPTEGSTADEGSGAGERLGQ, encoded by the coding sequence GTGACGGGAACGAGGTTTGTGGTGTGTGGTGATGATCCGCTCGCCCACAGCCTGGTCGACGAGCTCACCAGTCGCTACGGGGCACAGGTGACGGTCATCCTGCGTTCCCGGCGCCGCAACCACGGGCCACAGCTGGCCGCGCTGCCCCGGGTGCGGATCGTCGAGGCCGAACGGCTCGACGCCGACGCCTTCCGGGCCGCCAAGCTGGGCCGGGCCAGCGGGTTGGCGCTGGTGCAGCAGGACGACGCCGGCAACATCCACGCCGCGCTGCGGGCGCAGGAGCTGTACCCGGGGCTGCGGCTGGTGGTCCGGATGTTCAACATGAGCCTCGGTCACAGCGTCCGCCGGCTGTTCCGCGATTGTGCGGTGCTCTCCGACGCGTCGATGGCCGCGCCGGAGCTGGTCGCCGAGGCGCTGGGGGAGGTCGCCCCGAACTTCGTCCGGCTGCCCGGCCGGACCCTCTACGTGACCCGGCGGGCCGACGTCCGCCGCGAGGACGTCGTCTGCGGCATCGCCGCCACCGGCCCGGACCATCCCCCGGAGCTGTTGCCCGCCGACGACTCCCAGGCCGACCTGGTGCTGGCGGTGGCGAACCGGCGGCACGGTCCGGCGCGGGCGGCGCGGACGCTGGATGAGGACGACGGCCCACCGGTCCCGTCGCCGCGGCGGCACCGGCGGAACATCCGGCGGCGCCGGCGGCTGCTCGCGCTGCCCCGGGCGCTGTTGTCGTTGGTGGATAGCAAGCTGGAGCTCGCCACGTTGGCGCTGATCGTGATCTTCGTCGGCGGCGTGGTGACGATCGGCCTGCTCGACGGGGTTACCCCGTGGCAGGCGCTCTACACCACGGTGATCATCGCCGCCGACGCTGGCGATCCCGACCTGGAGCAGGGGCTGCTCCGGCAATTGACCCAGGCCGCCGTCGCGCTCGCCGGCATCGCCATGGTGCCGATCATCACCGCCACGGTGGTCAACGCGGTGGTGAACGCCCGGCTGGCGGCGGCGGTCGGCCGGTTGCAGAGCCCACTGACCGACCATCTGGTGGTGATCGGGCTCGGCAACGTCGGCACCCGGGTGCTGCGGATGCTGCACGACCTCGGCCACGAGGTGGTGGCGATCGACGCTAGCGAGTCGGCGCGGGGGCTGCGGGCCGCCCGCGAGCTGGATCTGCCGGTGGTGATCGGCGACGCCACCGAAGAGGAGACGCTGCGGCTGGCGGCGGTGCCGCACTGCCGGGCGGTGTTGGCGCTGTCCAGCTCCGATGTGGTCAACCTGGAGGCGGCGCTGCTCGCGCAGACCATGCGGCCGGGCCTGCGGGTGGTGTTGCGGCTCTTCGACGGTGACTTCGCGCAGCGGGTCGAGCGGGCGTTCGCGATGCCCCGCTCGGCCAGCGTCTCCTCGCTCGCCGCCCCGGCCTTCGCCGCCGCGCTCTTCGAACGCGAGGTGATCGCCACTATCCCGGTCCGGCGGCGGGTGTTGCTGATCGCCGAGGTGCCGGTGGCGGCGGGGGCGGCGCTCGCCGGCACCCGGGTGGCGGAGTTGGCGCGGGCCGGGGAGGTGCGGGTGATCGCGCTCTCGCACCGGCACGAGCTGCGGCCACGGTGGACGCCGGCCGACCAGACGGTGATCGCCCCCGGCGACCGGCTGATCGTGGTCACCAACCGCACCGGGCTCAGCCGGGTGCTCGCCCGGGCGGGCGGACCGCCGGCCGAGAGCAGCAGCGGCAGCGGCCCGCCGACCGAGGGCAGCACCGCCGACGAGGGCTCAGGAGCCGGCGAGCGCCTCGGTCAGTAG
- a CDS encoding TetR/AcrR family transcriptional regulator: MAISRAGRGGRDGSGGRAGDRLTPDVIVDAAAALVDDSGTAEVTLAAVAGRLGVATPSLYKHLDGLADLRARLSVRTMTEMTAVFTDAVLGRSGDDAVRTLLHAFRDYVVRHPGRYAAMSPQPLRDPAQAEAGHRLIQVFLAVLRDYQLADSDAIHYTRCARALVHGFTSIETQGGFGLAEDLDETFERLVAMYLASLPRP, translated from the coding sequence ATGGCTATTAGCCGAGCTGGTCGGGGCGGCCGAGATGGGAGCGGTGGCCGAGCCGGCGACCGACTCACCCCAGACGTGATCGTCGACGCCGCCGCCGCGCTGGTAGACGACAGCGGCACCGCCGAGGTGACCCTCGCCGCGGTCGCCGGCCGACTGGGCGTCGCCACCCCGTCGCTCTACAAGCACCTCGACGGCCTCGCCGACCTGCGCGCCCGACTCAGCGTCCGGACCATGACCGAGATGACCGCGGTCTTCACCGACGCGGTCCTCGGCCGCAGCGGCGACGACGCGGTCCGGACCCTGCTGCACGCGTTCCGCGACTATGTGGTCCGCCACCCCGGGCGGTACGCGGCGATGTCACCGCAGCCGCTACGCGACCCCGCCCAGGCCGAGGCCGGACACCGACTGATCCAGGTGTTCCTGGCGGTCCTGCGCGACTACCAGCTCGCCGACAGCGACGCCATCCACTACACCCGCTGCGCCCGGGCGCTCGTCCACGGCTTCACCTCGATCGAGACCCAGGGTGGTTTCGGCCTCGCCGAGGACCTCGACGAAACCTTCGAGCGGCTGGTCGCGATGTACCTCGCCAGCCTGCCCCGACCCTGA
- a CDS encoding ATP-binding protein — protein sequence MLDEYPELAAGDPAIDTRLRAVWEEERNQTNLKVLLCGSAVRSMEAMVEYRSPLHGRFDLRLLVHPFRPHEAALMLPDLSPEDRARAWSVCDGTPLYLSWWDQAAPTVENLRRLCGEPGAPLRTEGELILATDGVAGGLARQVLGAIAAGQNRYSEIAQAIGSGRQVARVLDDLEKLRLVDRVVPVTEQAGARSGRTGYRIADNFLAFWLGPLSRFLGEIDRGMGDMVARTLNSRLDDHIGPRFEEAFRCHLRRLAIPGHFGDEVLRVGSYWARGDVEIDAVVLAGTPPTAVAVGEAKWAAQVSARALLPTLVERSLALPRRADDLMYVICARTRVTRSEGVLPVTAADIFA from the coding sequence GTGCTCGACGAGTACCCAGAACTGGCAGCCGGCGACCCGGCGATCGACACCCGGCTCCGGGCCGTGTGGGAAGAAGAGCGCAACCAAACCAACTTGAAGGTGCTGTTGTGCGGCTCGGCGGTCCGGTCCATGGAAGCGATGGTCGAGTACCGCTCGCCCCTACACGGCCGTTTCGACCTGCGGCTGCTCGTGCATCCGTTCCGACCGCACGAGGCCGCGCTGATGCTGCCCGACCTGTCCCCGGAGGATCGGGCCCGCGCCTGGTCGGTCTGCGACGGGACCCCCCTCTACCTGTCCTGGTGGGACCAGGCCGCCCCGACCGTGGAGAACCTCCGGCGGCTGTGTGGGGAACCCGGCGCCCCGCTGCGCACCGAAGGTGAGTTGATTCTCGCCACCGACGGGGTGGCTGGTGGGTTGGCCCGGCAGGTCCTCGGGGCTATCGCGGCCGGCCAGAACCGCTACTCCGAGATTGCCCAGGCGATCGGCTCCGGCCGGCAGGTCGCCCGGGTCCTCGACGACCTGGAGAAACTGCGGCTGGTCGACCGGGTGGTGCCGGTCACCGAACAGGCCGGCGCCCGCAGCGGCCGGACCGGCTACCGGATCGCCGACAACTTCCTCGCCTTCTGGCTAGGGCCGTTGTCGAGGTTCCTCGGCGAGATCGACCGTGGTATGGGCGACATGGTAGCGCGGACCCTCAACTCCCGGCTCGACGACCACATCGGACCGCGGTTCGAAGAGGCGTTCCGGTGCCACCTGCGCCGGCTCGCCATCCCCGGCCACTTCGGCGATGAGGTTCTGCGGGTCGGCTCGTACTGGGCCCGCGGTGACGTCGAGATCGACGCCGTGGTCCTCGCCGGCACACCCCCGACGGCGGTGGCGGTCGGGGAGGCGAAGTGGGCCGCGCAGGTCTCCGCCCGGGCGCTGCTTCCCACCCTGGTCGAACGCTCACTGGCGTTGCCGAGGCGGGCAGACGACCTCATGTACGTCATCTGCGCCCGCACCAGGGTGACCCGCTCCGAAGGCGTCCTGCCGGTGACCGCGGCCGACATCTTCGCCTAA
- a CDS encoding helix-turn-helix domain-containing protein: MREGNPRRADTGALRGQAELARQAGMTQSAVARFETGGTVPTLPVLERLARALGVELAVTFSPRAAAQP; encoded by the coding sequence GTGCGGGAAGGGAACCCCCGCCGAGCGGATACAGGCGCTCTTCGGGGTCAGGCTGAGCTGGCCCGGCAGGCGGGGATGACCCAGTCCGCGGTGGCCCGGTTCGAGACCGGGGGCACGGTGCCGACTTTGCCGGTGCTGGAACGGCTGGCCCGGGCGCTCGGCGTTGAGCTGGCGGTGACCTTCTCCCCCAGGGCGGCGGCGCAACCCTGA
- the haaT gene encoding cyclophane-containing RiPP biosynthesis TPR protein HaaT: MNPKLRRVTMIILVAAGMAAVTLMVGLVTNAASEQQLWPGPLAYVQQYPWQSLAGLAVVTVALTSLFAVLSAPSPRSTTDAAASPSQLDITVSAIAPVLRTLPRDLHLFANREAEIDELVRSVERVARDATFPIHTVGGMPGAGKTAFAVHVGHLLAPRFPDGQLFLDLNGHTPGRAPVPPSEALASLLLADGVPPQMIPAGDEPWAVNEARAALWRSRIADRRILVILDNAASFQQVEHLLPAASGSLVLVTSRRRLVAPESITLQVGEFEQEDAAALFVRLSARSDLSPEAVTHLVDLCGRLPLAISLLAARLRHHPTWRAGDLERRVRAARSRLSEMHAGERGVAATFDMSYQGLPADRQIFFLRLSACPGQDFDEFAAAALGDVASEVARHHLETLYEYHLLGESDHGRYRFHDLVRDYARHVGRTGLPDDDRAVERLATHYVQALERVNRFVGRSGRPESSRAAARGTASAPAELPPGLDSHAAALAWLDAEHANVLACFEACRTREDHRLVVSLATAMSPYLRHAGPWDRAAHLHRTAAAAARQLGNQAAEAEALANLGMIHRLMADYPAAVEALSQAREAHRAAGDLAGQGQALNQLGILWYLTADYPHAEEAQQAALELCREAGDLLGQANALADLGMVLRMTGQLQPSTEAQTEALALYRRLGDRFGEANALRALGVVCRLTGAYAHAERHTAEALAIYREIDDRVHQAYALNELGAVCGLKGDLAAATSAHEAALGRFRDLGDRFGQAEALRHLGGLRRLKDDLEGAAQAQTQALEIYVDLHSRGGEAAATCELGAIQLLRGDLSAAEEALSRALTTFRQLGDRCGQVEALNHYGDLALAGGDPSTGARHFGQAMDLARATALPLEEADALRGLARCDAATGSREAATENLHAAGLTYRRIGAEHRLSEVGRIPLLGDTGTDESGQPPP; the protein is encoded by the coding sequence GTGAACCCCAAGCTACGACGGGTGACAATGATCATCCTGGTTGCCGCTGGTATGGCGGCGGTGACCCTTATGGTGGGTCTGGTCACCAACGCAGCTTCCGAGCAGCAGCTATGGCCGGGTCCGCTGGCCTACGTGCAGCAATATCCTTGGCAGTCGCTGGCCGGGTTGGCGGTGGTGACCGTCGCCCTCACCTCCCTGTTCGCAGTGCTGTCCGCACCCAGCCCCCGCTCCACCACCGACGCGGCGGCTTCGCCGTCGCAGCTGGACATCACGGTCTCGGCCATCGCGCCCGTGCTCCGTACCCTGCCCCGCGACCTCCACCTGTTCGCCAATCGAGAGGCCGAGATCGACGAGCTGGTACGCAGCGTCGAACGGGTCGCCCGCGACGCGACGTTCCCTATCCACACTGTTGGTGGCATGCCCGGGGCCGGGAAGACCGCATTCGCGGTTCACGTGGGGCATCTCCTGGCTCCCCGTTTCCCCGACGGCCAGCTGTTCCTGGACCTCAATGGCCATACGCCCGGTCGAGCCCCGGTACCACCCAGCGAAGCGCTCGCGTCCCTGCTCCTCGCCGACGGAGTCCCACCACAGATGATCCCGGCCGGAGACGAGCCGTGGGCAGTGAACGAAGCACGTGCCGCCTTGTGGCGCAGCCGGATCGCTGACCGGCGAATATTGGTGATTCTCGACAATGCCGCGAGCTTCCAGCAGGTGGAGCACCTGCTGCCCGCTGCGAGCGGATCACTGGTGCTCGTCACCAGCCGTCGGCGACTGGTCGCCCCTGAGTCCATCACGCTGCAGGTTGGCGAGTTTGAACAGGAGGATGCTGCGGCCTTATTCGTCCGCTTGTCTGCGCGAAGCGACCTCTCCCCGGAGGCGGTGACGCACCTCGTTGACCTCTGCGGTCGCCTACCGCTGGCGATCTCGTTGTTGGCGGCACGGTTGCGGCATCATCCCACCTGGCGCGCGGGCGATCTCGAACGGCGGGTTCGGGCCGCACGCTCCCGCCTGTCGGAGATGCACGCAGGGGAGCGTGGGGTGGCGGCGACCTTCGATATGTCGTACCAGGGTCTCCCCGCCGACCGGCAGATTTTCTTCTTACGGTTGAGCGCCTGTCCTGGGCAGGATTTCGACGAATTCGCTGCGGCCGCTCTAGGGGACGTCGCCTCGGAGGTGGCGCGTCACCACTTAGAGACGCTCTATGAGTACCATCTGCTCGGCGAGAGTGACCATGGCCGGTACCGGTTCCACGACCTGGTTCGTGACTATGCTCGCCATGTGGGACGCACCGGCCTGCCCGACGACGACCGGGCCGTCGAACGCCTGGCGACCCACTATGTGCAGGCTCTTGAACGGGTCAATCGGTTCGTCGGCCGGAGCGGACGACCCGAATCGAGTCGCGCTGCGGCCCGTGGCACAGCGAGCGCACCGGCCGAGCTTCCCCCTGGCCTGGACTCCCACGCTGCGGCGCTCGCTTGGCTGGATGCTGAGCACGCGAACGTACTGGCCTGCTTTGAAGCCTGCCGTACCCGCGAGGACCACCGGTTGGTGGTCAGTCTGGCAACCGCGATGTCGCCGTATCTCCGTCATGCCGGCCCGTGGGACCGGGCGGCGCACCTCCACCGCACAGCGGCCGCTGCCGCGCGTCAGCTCGGGAATCAGGCTGCGGAGGCGGAGGCCCTCGCCAACCTCGGCATGATCCATCGCCTGATGGCCGACTACCCGGCTGCGGTCGAGGCGCTGTCACAGGCCCGTGAGGCTCACCGTGCCGCTGGTGATCTCGCCGGCCAAGGACAGGCTCTCAACCAATTGGGCATCCTGTGGTACCTGACGGCGGACTACCCGCACGCGGAGGAGGCGCAGCAAGCAGCGCTGGAGTTGTGCCGGGAGGCCGGCGATCTGCTGGGCCAGGCCAACGCTCTGGCCGACCTCGGCATGGTGCTCCGGATGACCGGGCAGCTCCAACCATCAACCGAAGCGCAAACTGAGGCCCTCGCGCTGTATCGCCGGTTGGGAGATCGCTTCGGGGAGGCCAACGCACTCCGCGCGCTGGGGGTGGTCTGCCGCCTCACCGGCGCGTACGCCCACGCCGAACGCCATACCGCTGAGGCGCTCGCCATCTACCGCGAGATCGACGACCGGGTTCACCAGGCGTACGCGCTGAACGAACTAGGGGCGGTCTGTGGACTGAAGGGGGATCTGGCCGCCGCCACCAGTGCTCACGAGGCCGCGCTCGGGCGGTTCCGGGACCTCGGCGACCGGTTCGGGCAGGCCGAGGCGCTCCGACATCTGGGAGGACTTCGGCGCCTGAAGGATGACCTGGAGGGTGCGGCACAGGCCCAGACGCAGGCTCTGGAGATCTACGTGGACCTCCACAGCAGAGGCGGTGAGGCAGCGGCGACCTGCGAACTCGGGGCGATCCAGCTGCTCCGCGGCGACCTTTCGGCTGCCGAGGAGGCGCTGTCCCGAGCGTTAACGACCTTCCGGCAGCTGGGTGACCGCTGCGGTCAGGTGGAGGCGCTCAACCACTATGGCGATCTTGCCCTGGCCGGCGGAGACCCGTCAACGGGCGCTCGACACTTCGGCCAAGCGATGGACCTGGCACGGGCTACCGCCCTACCGTTGGAGGAGGCCGACGCGCTGCGTGGTCTCGCTCGATGTGATGCCGCCACTGGATCGCGGGAGGCGGCTACGGAGAACCTCCACGCCGCCGGGCTGACCTATCGCCGCATCGGCGCGGAACACCGGCTGTCGGAGGTTGGGCGAATCCCCCTACTCGGCGACACCGGCACGGACGAATCGGGGCAGCCCCCACCCTGA
- a CDS encoding FxsB family cyclophane-forming radical SAM/SPASM peptide maturase, with translation MPIDSETTARPEAFHTFILKVVNRCNIDCDYCYVFHAADTNWRRLPPRMSARVAEAAAARIADHSARHASTKVHVVLHGGEPLLAGREHLRTVLQTLSAGLSGVDARVELQTNGVLLDEAWLDLLEEYRVRVGVSLDGPPAVNDLHRLDHHGRPTWQQAIRGVELLGTRPDLYAGILAVVDLDADPGEVHEYLAGFDPPVIDFNLPHATHDRPPERRRPAEAEYGQWLSAAFDAWVSADRYTHSIRMFEDIIALSYGVRGSVDSLGLTWPGMVVIESDGSIEDVDTLKSVAEGAGRLDMSVFAHTFDDVLRHPAVARRLAPMAMLSPQCRSCPLLEVCGGGYLPHRHSSVNGFQNPSVYCQDLEYLIWHIWQRLAADVPRPTGHRARLNPHTE, from the coding sequence ATGCCGATTGACAGCGAGACGACGGCCCGACCGGAGGCGTTCCACACCTTCATTCTCAAGGTCGTCAACCGGTGCAACATCGACTGTGACTACTGCTATGTCTTCCACGCCGCCGACACCAACTGGCGGCGCCTGCCGCCACGGATGAGCGCACGGGTCGCGGAGGCGGCCGCCGCCCGAATCGCAGACCATTCGGCACGGCACGCCTCAACGAAGGTGCATGTGGTCCTGCACGGCGGCGAGCCGCTACTCGCGGGGCGCGAACACCTCCGGACGGTGCTTCAGACGCTGTCCGCCGGCCTGTCCGGTGTCGATGCGCGGGTCGAGTTGCAGACCAACGGCGTGCTGCTCGACGAGGCGTGGCTCGACCTCCTGGAGGAGTATCGAGTACGGGTTGGAGTCAGCCTGGACGGCCCACCGGCCGTCAACGACCTACACCGGCTCGACCACCACGGTCGACCCACGTGGCAGCAGGCGATCCGTGGGGTAGAACTGCTCGGTACCCGACCCGACCTCTACGCCGGAATCCTGGCCGTGGTCGACCTTGATGCTGACCCGGGCGAGGTTCACGAATACCTCGCCGGCTTCGACCCGCCGGTGATCGACTTCAACCTGCCCCATGCGACCCACGATCGCCCACCGGAGCGCCGCCGCCCGGCGGAGGCTGAGTACGGCCAGTGGCTCAGCGCAGCCTTCGACGCGTGGGTGTCGGCCGACCGGTACACACACAGCATCCGCATGTTCGAGGACATCATCGCCCTCAGCTATGGCGTACGCGGTTCGGTGGATTCCTTGGGACTCACGTGGCCTGGCATGGTGGTCATCGAATCCGATGGGTCGATCGAGGATGTCGACACTCTCAAGTCGGTGGCCGAGGGTGCCGGCCGGCTGGACATGAGCGTCTTCGCGCACACTTTCGACGACGTGCTCCGGCACCCGGCGGTGGCCCGGCGGCTGGCTCCGATGGCGATGCTGTCACCCCAGTGTCGCTCGTGTCCGCTGCTCGAGGTGTGCGGAGGCGGGTACCTGCCGCACCGCCACAGCTCCGTCAACGGCTTTCAGAACCCGTCGGTCTACTGCCAGGATCTTGAGTATCTGATCTGGCACATCTGGCAGCGCCTCGCTGCTGACGTCCCGCGGCCGACGGGGCATCGAGCCCGGCTTAATCCTCACACCGAATGA